In Desulfovibrio sp., the sequence TGTCATCAGCCTGCTCTATTTTTTCATTGCCACGGTGGTGGCCATTGTCATCGGCCTAGCGCTCAACGGCATGTTTCATCCCGGCGTTGGGGTCAACCTTTCGCACACCGCCGAACTGCCCAAAAACCTCAACACCACGGTCAACTGGACAAAATTCTTTCTTGATATGATTCCCTCCAACGTGGTGGCAGCCATGGCTGGAACCAACCTGTTGCCGGTGCTTGTTTTTGCGGTGTTGCTGGGGCTGGCCCTCGCCTCTATCGGCAGCCGGGCAAAGCCGCTGGTGGACGTGCTTGACGCTCTCATGGGCGCTGTGTTCAAGCTCACCGGCTGGATCATCGCCCTGTCGCCCATCGCCATTTTTGCCATCATTGCCTGGCTGTTTTCCACGCAGGGCATGCACACCATTCTGGCTCTGCTCAAGCTGGTGCTGGTCATGTATCTGGGGCTTGGTGTGCTGCTGGTACTCTTTGCGCTTCTGATGTTCGCTATTGGCGAGCACCCCCTCCAGACCGCAAAGGCTGTCAGCGAACCCGTCATCCTGGCATTTGCCACGCGCTCGTCCGAGGCGACCCTGCCCCTGCACATGGAAAAGCTGGTGGAAATGGGCGTTCCCAAGGCCGTTGCCTCGGTGGTGCTGCCTCTGGGCTACGCCTTCAACCGCG encodes:
- a CDS encoding dicarboxylate/amino acid:cation symporter, whose amino-acid sequence is MEMTTTGKKRPIPLPIQMVLGLVLGVVCGFLAPHFSQALAPVGTAFVQAIKMIVVPLVFTAITLGIYQMGNSAKQLGKVSVISLLYFFIATVVAIVIGLALNGMFHPGVGVNLSHTAELPKNLNTTVNWTKFFLDMIPSNVVAAMAGTNLLPVLVFAVLLGLALASIGSRAKPLVDVLDALMGAVFKLTGWIIALSPIAIFAIIAWLFSTQGMHTILALLKLVLVMYLGLGVLLVLFALLMFAIGEHPLQTAKAVSEPVILAFATRSSEATLPLHMEKLVEMGVPKAVASVVLPLGYAFNRDGSIMYFALAVGFLADAYNIPLDPGTLLSIIVVTTLASKGSANVPSGGLVAIAMVLTTIGVPVEALAIIAGVDAFLDMGRTAVNVVSNTVAVKLVMRWAGIAYEPVEESV